One segment of Zymoseptoria tritici IPO323 chromosome 2, whole genome shotgun sequence DNA contains the following:
- the TOR1 gene encoding TOR1 phosphatidylinositol 3-kinase (phosphotransferase activity, alcohol group as acceptor) — MASVYKEPLDAIFTDLKARGELTRQNAAARLLDNVNTAYRELAQGPFQTYYADVNSRMVNMILGGNDTHERTGGLYALNALIDFKGDDAAQKVPKFSNYIKRTLEGNDTSAMVVAAKCLGRLATPGGALTAELVEAEVKRALEWLTSERAENRRFAAVLILRELARNSSTLLYMYIPGILASIWEGLRDQKVVIRETAAEVVSQCFKILSARDPQQRSTCLTRMFEGAQDGFRRGTVECIHGSLLVYKELLIQGGMFMHGSKYKEASDRVLLQQYREHRDPTIRRTVVEIIPLIAAYAPKDFCNHYLARSMQHLQTLLKDPKQRNMAFVAIGKVAHAVTSAIAPYLDTILLHIRDALSLKNRTKHSDEAPIFECISMMAIAVGQTLSKYMEALLDPIFACGLSDSLTQALVDMAHYIPPVKSTIQEKLLDLLSRTLCGQPFQTLGHPTQGKGLPPIYTRDYRDQRDPQHLEHKDQEIALALVTLGSFDFSGHVLNEFVRDVAIRYVEDDDATIRKAAALTCCQLFVKDPIVHQTSHHAIQVVSDVIEKLLTVGVADPQPDIRQTVLVSLDARFDRHLAKAENVRTLFLALNDEKFPIREAAMTIIGRLTSVNPAYVFPSLRKVLIQLLTEIEYSNSSNNKRESAQLISHLVGASSKLIKPYVDPMVTVLLPKAEDSNADVAATTLRALGDLATVGGDDMVKYIPDLMRIIIRSLQDLASPKKREAALCTLGQLASNSGYVIDPYTDHPELLTILVSIVKNEAPGDLRRETIRLMGILGALDPYKHQQVIEESPESNLRAEAEAESDVTLIMKGITPSNEDYYPTVVINTLMSMLKEDTLKQYHSSVVEAVMNIYATMGMKCVPFLSTVVPGIVGVLKDATSDNRLEGYFNQLSLLVKIVRQHIRPHLSVILEAISDHWYKSTQLQATILTLIESIARSLEGEFKVYLANVLPLMLGVLDADNRTESGRAACQRVLHAFLVFGASAEEYMHLIIPVIVRMFDTADGRYRHRDVRKSAIETIGRLSRQVNISEFSAKIIHPLSRVLQGNDNNLKTPAMETLCALIFQLGQDYMHFIPTIEKILVQQKVHHTHYNIIIGKLKKHEALPQDLSPEEKYHDEDEDTYPTEISTKKLAVNQQHLKNAWEANQKSTREDWQEWMRRFSVELLRESPQQALRACTNLAGIYAPLARSLFNSAFVSCWTELYDQYQEELVRSIEVALTSPNIPPEILQILLNLAEFMEHDDKALPIDVRTLGMYAGKCHAFAKALHYKELEFNAEQNASAVEALISINNQLQQTDAAFGILRKAQGYQDVDLKETWFEKLQRWEEALLAYQAREEAEGGPEKASFEVVMGKMRCLHALGEWDTLSSIAQDKWMHASGENKRHIAPLAAAAAWGMGQWDIMDDYLSAMKQHTPDRSFFGAILAIHRNHFEEAHAHITKARDGLDTELSALLGESYTRAYSVIVRVQMLAELEEIITYKQHANDPDKRERMRATWTKRLKGCQRQVEVWQRMLKVRALVITPQENTEMYIKFASICRKAQRGGLAEKSLNSLLGSTGPIGNLLSDSESWSKVKNADYPVQYATFKFLWSNDQHDAALAALKDFTTRLRNDYEESNTAALSIAGASANGGGLLNGANGVNGIHSTGPFGAANAQHISPRDKAELEEWKTLLARCYLKQGDWQVKLHNGDWQSEHVQDVLQSYYSATRYNENWYKAWHAWALANFEVVTSLTAGDRESADVPHYIVSEHVVPAIKGFFKSIALSSSSSLQDTLRLLTMWFAHGSHQEVTHSVQQGISSVSVDTWLEVIPQLIARINQPNRLVREGIHNLLVEIGRAHPQALVYPLTVSMKSDMGNRSRSAGRIMEAMKQHSPKLVEQAGLVSHELIRIAVLWHEQWHEGLEEASRLYFGDHNIQGMLATLEPLHEMLRKGPETLREISFIQSFGRDLNEAHDWCEAYKSTKEIGDLNQAWDLYYGVFKRIARQLPQLMSLELQYVSPELKNAHDLDLAVPGTYISGKPIIRIKSFDPVATVISSKQRPRKLGLRGSDGNKHDFLIKGHEDIRQDERVMQLFGLVNTLLSTDPECLKRHLNIQRYAAIPLSTQAGLIGWVPNSDTLHVLIREYRESRKILLNIEHRIMLQMAPDYDNLTLMQKVEVFGYALDNTTGQDLYRVLWLKSKSSEAWLDRRTNYTRSLGVMSMVGYILGLGDRHPSNLMLDRVTGKIVHIDFGDCFEVAMHREKYPERVPFRLTRMLTFAMEVSNIEGSYRTTCEHVMRLLRGNKESLMAVLEAFIHDPLLTWRLGTRESPPEPSFPSERRTSIMGAPMPTEAAGGRRTSVMGGDPNAPQGDRPNNSFRPRNRSIVQPNGIDPADREVQNVRALQVLARVKEKLTGRDFKKETELNVTEQVERLLSEATNLENLCQHYIGWCSFW, encoded by the coding sequence ATGGCGTCCGTTTACAAGGAACCGCTCGATGCGATATTCACAGACCTCAAAGCTCGCGGCGAGCTCACCCGTCAGAATGCCGCCGCACGTCTGCTGGACAACGTCAACACGGCCTATCGCGAACTGGCTCAGGGCCCGTTCCAAACCTACTACGCCGATGTGAACAGCCGGATGGTGAACATGATTCTCGGAGGAAATGATACACACGAGCGGACAGGCGGTCTATATGCGCTCAATGCTCTCATCGACTTCAAGGGCGACGATGCCGCGCAAAAGGTGCCCAAGTTCAGCAACTATATCAAACGGACACTCGAGGGAAATGACACAAGCGCCATGGTCGTCGCAGCCAAGTGTCTGGGTCGCCTTGCCACCCCTGGAGGAGCTTTGACCGCAGAACTCGTCGAGGCGGAAGTGAAGCGCGCGCTGGAGTGGCTCACATCTGAGAGGGCGGAGAACCGCCGATTTGCTGCAGTGCTCATACTGCGCGAACTGGCGAGAAATAGCTCTACGCTTCTGTACATGTACATTCCAGGAATACTGGCCAGCATCTGGGAAGGCTTGCGCGATCAAAAGGTCGTGATCCGAGAAACAGCCGCAGAGGTTGTCTCACAATGCTTCAAGATTCTGTCAGCGCGAGATCCGCAGCAGCGCTCCACATGTCTCACGCGCATGTTCGAGGGTGCTCAAGATGGGTTCCGGCGAGGTACTGTCGAGTGTATTCACGGGTCTCTGCTAGTATACAAGGAACTCCTGATTCAGGGCGGCATGTTCATGCATGGATCCAAGTACAAGGAGGCCTCTGACAGGGTATTGTTGCAGCAATATCGCGAGCATAGGGATCCAACGATCAGGAGAACCGTTGTCGAGATCATCCCTCTGATCGCTGCTTATGCTCCCAAAGACTTCTGCAACCACTACCTCGCCCGCTCAATGCAGCACCTGCAAACTCTCCTGAAGGATCCGAAGCAAAGGAACATGGCGTTTGTTGCCATTGGCAAAGTCGCACATGCCGTGACCTCGGCGATAGCGCCCTATCTCGACACCATTCTGCTTCATATCCGTGATGCGTTGTCACTGAAGAACCGCACAAAGCACTCCGACGAGGCACCCATCTTCGAGTGCATCAGCATGATGGCCATCGCCGTCGGTCAGACCCTCAGCAAGTACATGGAGGCCCTTCTTGATCCCATTTTCGCTTGCGGTCTGTCCGACTCTCTAACGCAAGCCTTGGTCGACATGGCTCATTACATACCACCGGTCAAGTCCACGATCCAAGAGAAGCTGCTCGACTTGCTCAGTCGCACGCTCTGCGGTCAGCCGTTCCAGACTCTTGGCCATCCAACGCAAGGGAAGGGACTTCCTCCAATCTACACCAGAGACTATCGCGATCAACGAGATCCACAACACCTGGAGCACAAGGACCAAGAGATTGCTTTGGCTTTGGTTACGCTGGGCTCGTTCGACTTCAGTGGTCATGTCCTCAACGAGTTCGTGCGCGATGTGGCCATTCGATACGTCGAAGATGATGACGCCACGATCCGTAAAGCAGCAGCATTGACCTGCTGTCAACTGTTTGTCAAAGACCCAATCGTACATCAAACCAGTCATCACGCCATTCAAGTGGTCTCCGATGTCATCGAGAAGCTCCTCACAGTGGGTGTGGCTGACCCGCAGCCGGATATTCGTCAGACGGTCCTGGTCTCTCTGGATGCTCGATTCGATCGCCATCTCGCGAAGGCCGAAAACGTGCGCACGCTGTTCCTCGCGCTGAACGACGAGAAGTTCCCCATCCGTGAGGCGGCGATGACCATCATCGGTCGTTTGACATCGGTCAACCCGGCTTACGTCTTCCCATCGCTACGGAAAGTTCTGATCCAGCTACTGACGGAGATTGAGTACTCCAACAGCTCGAATAACAAACGAGAATCAGCTCAGCTGATTAGCCACCTCGTCGGCGCAAGCAGCAAGCTGATCAAGCCATACGTCGATCCCATGGTCACCGTGCTTTTGCCCAAAGCGGAGGATTCGAATGCAGACGTGGCGGCTACAACCCTGCGCGCTCTTGGTGATTTGGCTACTGTTGGCGGAGATGACATGGTCAAGTACATTCCAGATCTCATGCGGATCATCATTCGAAGCCTTCAAGACCTCGCATCTCCCAAGAAACGCGAAGCTGCGCTGTGCACACTAGGTCAGCTTGCAAGCAATAGTGGCTATGTCATCGACCCATACACCGACCACCCAGAGTTGTTGACAATCCTGGTCAGCATCGTCAAAAATGAAGCTCCTGGCGATCTCCGTCGTGAGACGATCCGCCTCATGGGCATCCTGGGTGCGCTTGACCCATACAAGCATCAGCAGGTGATCGAAGAGTCCCCGGAGTCCAACCTCCGTGCCGAAGCAGAGGCGGAGTCGGATGTCACACTCATCATGAAGGGCATCACACCCAGCAACGAAGACTACTACCCGACTGTGGTGATCAACACGCTCATGAGCATGCTTAAAGAAGACACACTCAAGCAATACCATTCCAGTGTAGTCGAAGCAGTCATGAACATCTATGCAACAATGGGCATGAAATGCGTCCCATTTCTGAGCACTGTTGTGCCTGGTATTGTCGGTGTGTTGAAAGATGCGACATCAGACAACCGACTCGAAGGCTACTTCAATCAACTCAGCTTGTTGGTCAAGATTGTGAGACAACACATCCGCCCACATCTCAGCGTTATCCTCGAGGCCATCAGCGATCATTGGTACAAGAGCACTCAGTTGCAGGCCACTATTCTCACACTCATCGAAAGCATAGCGAGGAGCCTCGAAGGCGAGTTCAAGGTGTATCTGGCCAACGTCCTCCCACTGATGCTTGGTGTACTTGACGCGGACAACCGGACCGAGAGTGGTCGGGCTGCCTGCCAACGCGTACTCCACGCattcctcgtcttcggagCCAGCGCGGAAGAGTACATGCATCTCATCATTCCGGTCATCGTGCGAATGTTTGACACTGCAGACGGAAGATATCGTCACCGCGACGTCCGGAAGTCGGCCATCGAGACCATTGGACGTCTGAGCAGGCAAGTCAACATCTCCGAATTCTCCGCGAAGATCATTCATCCACTATCGCGGGTGTTGCAAGGCAATGACAACAACCTCAAAACACCGGCGATGGAGACTCTGTGTGCGCTGATCTTTCAGCTGGGCCAAGACTACATGCACTTCATTCCTACCATTGAAAAAATCCTCGTGCAGCAGAAGGTTCACCACACCCACTACAATATCATCATCGGCAAGCTGAAGAAGCACGAAGCTCTGCCGCAGGATCTCAGTCCAGAGGAGAAATAtcacgacgaggatgaggatacCTACCCCACTGAGATCTCCACGAAGAAGCTTGCTGTCAACCAGCAGCATTTGAAGAACGCATGGGAGGCCAATCAGAAATCCACCAGAGAGGACTGGCAAGAATGGATGCGTCGCTTCTCGGTTGAGTTGTTGCGAGAGTCACCGCAACAGGCGCTAAGAGCGTGCACTAACTTGGCGGGCATCTACGCACCCCTCGCGCGCAGTCTCTTCAACAGTGCCTTTGTGAGCTGCTGGACCGAGCTCTACGATCAATATCAAGAAGAGCTCGTTCGTTCCATCGAAGTGGCGTTGACAAGTCCAAATATTCCTCCCGAAATCCTCCAGATCCTGCTCAACCTGGCCGAATTCATGGAACACGACGACAAAGCCCTCCCTATCGACGTTCGCACACTGGGTATGTACGCTGGTAAATGTCACGCATTCGCCAAGGCACTGCATTACAAGGAGCTCGAGTTCAACGCCGAGCAGAATGCAAGTGCGGTGGAGGCTTTGATTTCGATCAATAACCAGCTCCAGCAGACCGACGCAGCCTTTGGTATCCTTAGAAAGGCTCAAGGGTATCAAGATGTGGATCTGAAGGAGACATGGTTCGAAAAGCTCCAACGCTGGGAGGAGGCTCTTCTCGCATATCAAGCACGCGAGGAGGCTGAAGGTGGCCCAGAGAAAGCATCTTTCGAAGTCGTCATGGGCAAGATGCGATGTTTGCATGCTCTTGGTGAGTGGGACACTCTGTCCTCGATCGCGCAAGACAAATGGATGCATGCCTCTGGAGAGAATAAGAGGCACATTGCTCCATTAGCGGCGGCCGCAGCATGGGGTATGGGCCAGTGGGACATTATGGACGACTATCTGAGCGCCATGAAACAGCATACGCCTGATCGCAGTTTCTTCGGCGCCATCTTGGCCATTCACCGGAACCACTTTGAAGAGGCTCACGCTCACATCACCAAGGCGAGAGATGGTCTCGATACTGAGTTAAGTGCACTGCTCGGCGAGAGCTATACCCGTGCATACAGTGTGATTGTCAGGGTCCAAATGCTCGCAGAACTGGAAGAGATCATCACCTACAAGCAACACGCGAACGATCCAGACAAGCGGGAGCGAATGCGCGCAACCTGGACGAAACGTCTGAAAGGCTGTCAACGTCAAGTAGAAGTATGGCAGCGGATGCTCAAAGTTCGCGCTTTGGTCATCACCCCACAGGAGAATACCGAGATGTACATCAAGTTCGCCTCCATTTGCCGCAAGGCACAACGAGGCGGTTTGGCAGAGAAGAGTCTCAACAGCCTTTTGGGCAGTACGGGTCCGATTGGAAACCTGCTATCTGACTCGGAAAGCTGGTCGAAGGTCAAAAACGCAGATTACCCGGTGCAATACGCTACATTCAAGTTCTTGTGGAGCAATGATCAGCACGATGCTGCGCTAGCCGCATTGAAGGACTTCACGACCCGGCTTCGCAACGATTACGAGGAGAGCAACACTGCTGCGCTGTCAATCGCAGGCGCTTCTGCCAATGGCGGAGGGTTGTTGAATGGCGCCAATGGTGTCAATGGTATCCACAGCACTGGACCTTTTGGCGCGGCTAACGCGCAGCACATCTCACCGAGAGACAAAGCAGAACTTGAGGAGTGGAAGACATTGCTTGCGCGCTGTTATCTCAAGCAAGGCGACTGGCAGGTCAAATTGCACAACGGTGACTGGCAATCGGAACACGTTCAGGACGTTCTTCAATCCTACTACTCTGCGACGAGATACAACGAGAACTGGTACAAAGCCTGGCACGCCTGGGCGCTGGCGAACTTTGAGGTCGTAACTTCCTTGACTGCTGGTGACCGTGAGTCTGCCGATGTGCCCCACTACATCGTGTCAGAGCATGTGGTCCCGGCTATCAAAGGATTCTTCAAGAGTATTGCGCTCTCGTCGTCCAGCTCGCTGCAAGACACGCTCCGCCTTCTAACGATGTGGTTCGCACACGGCTCACATCAAGAAGTCACTCACAGTGTGCAACAAGGCATCTCTTCTGTCAGCGTGGACACGTGGCTGGAGGTCATCCCCCAGCTCATCGCACGAATTAATCAACCCAACAGGTTGGTCCGCGAAGGAATCCACAATCTATTGGTCGAGATTGGCAGGGCACATCCTCAGGCCTTGGTGTACCCTCTGACCGTCAGCATGAAGAGCGACATGGGCAATCGATCGCGCTCTGCAGGCAGAATCATGGAGGCAATGAAGCAGCACTCCCCCAAGCTGGTGGAACAGGCGGGACTTGTCAGCCACGAGCTCATTCGCATCGCGGTGCTCTGGCATGAGCAATGGCACGAAGGTTTGGAAGAAGCCAGTCGTCTCTACTTTGGCGATCACAACATTCAAGGTATGCTGGCGACGCTCGAGCCACTACATGAAATGCTCCGCAAGGGCCCGGAGACTCTCCGAGAAATATCCTTCATTCAATCCTTTGGTCGCGACCTTAATGAAGCGCACGACTGGTGTGAAGCGTACAAGTCGACGAAGGAGATTGGTGATCTCAACCAGGCGTGGGATCTTTACTACGGCGTCTTCAAGAGAATCGCTCGCCAACTGCCGCAGCTCATGAGTCTGGAACTACAGTACGTTTCTCCAGAGCTGAAGAATGCCCATGATCTGGACCTCGCGGTGCCTGGGACATATATCAGTGGCAAGCCCATCATCCGGATCAAGAGCTTCGATCCCGTGGCGACCGTCATTTCGTCCAAGCAGCGACCACGAAAGCTCGGACTTCGAGGTAGTGACGGTAACAAGCACGATTTCCTCATCAAGGGGCACGAAGATATTCGACAGGATGAGAGAGTCATGCAGCTTTTCGGTCTCGTCAACACACTTTTGAGCACGGATCCGGAATGTCTGAAGCGCCACTTGAACATTCAGCGCTATGCCGCCATCCCTCTCTCAACACAAGCTGGTCTCATCGGCTGGGTTCCCAACTCGGACACGTTGCACGTTCTGATTCGCGAATACCGCGAGAGCCGCAAGATCCTCCTCAACATCGAGCATCGCATCATGCTGCAGATGGCGCCCGATTACGACAATCTTACACTGATGCAAAAGGTTGAAGTCTTCGGCTACGCTTTGGACAACACCACAGGACAAGATCTGTACCGAGTCTTGTGGCTCAAGAGCAAGTCTTCCGAGGCCTGGCTCGATCGACGAACCAACTATACTCGCTCGTTGGGTGTCATGTCTATGGTCGGATACATTCTCGGACTTGGCGATCGGCATCCCAGCAATCTGATGCTCGATCGTGTCACTGGTAAAATCGTGCATATCGACTTCGGAGACTGTTTCGAGGTCGCAATGCATCGTGAGAAGTACCCCGAACGCGTGCCATTCCGACTGACGAGGATGTTGACATTTGCCATGGAAGTGAGCAACATTGAGGGATCCTACCGCACCACCTGTGAGCATGTCATGCGACTGCTCCGCGGTAATAAGGAATCTCTGATGGCTGTGCTGGAAGCTTTCATTCACGATCCGCTCTTGACCTGGCGTCTCGGCACACGCGAGTCCCCTCCTGAACCATCCTTCCCATCGGAGCGACGCACATCAATCATGGGTGCTCCGATGCCCACGGAAGCAGCTGGCGGTCGCCGCACTTCTGTCATGGGTGGTGATCCAAATGCGCCTCAAGGTGACAGGCCCAACAATTCTTTCCGACCGCGCAACAGAAGCATTGTGCAACCCAACGGAATCGATCCCGCGGATAGGGAGGTTCAAAATGTCCGTGCCTTGCAAGTGCTTGCCCGCGTGAAGGAGAAGTTGACGGGACGCGACTTCAAGAAGGAGACCGAGTTGAACGTTACGGAACAGGTCGAGCGTCTGCTCAGCGAGGCGACGAATCTGGAAAACCTCTGCCAGCATTACATAGGATGGTGCAGCTTTTGGTGA